The proteins below are encoded in one region of Flammeovirga kamogawensis:
- a CDS encoding LamG-like jellyroll fold domain-containing protein, translated as MKKLLLLNYLLPFLSFLLIGEIANAQVPIQHLSSIRSYESVITDESGKVIKWTDLSGNNNHATPRSGDVIFPSSSISSGKQIGLDFGNARNYLRLFNGIKTDAWLDFSGEAIDNTGFSILVAFSVAEIVDGNNDLVGNNSSIEKNGFGIRYKSNGEFEIYLGKVSMIVPGAKVKEGESIVVACNYNKLTEELVFWDSKNLLTHTLSIPPSDFTLAEFNIGSANNYARYFIGNVGEVKVYDEALTSETFKYEYSKLRDYWCGIPLPIEVVGAQGTIETRSFDLSQEQVATAKQLWLQINNLSYENKVSVKINNGSWYNLNHESVIMQSQEKARGGMQHGGFNTIRLSIPTQNLSVGENTFYFKFNHSDAISNGFRVIDFNLLDENKARLLEEDFFTKVAPIDWVGPYTDEQSIAEGETLWREGNLWSNYLEEGQKGFWYGYELQAHQPLSAKCADCHTQDGRDLELFSYSNKSIIERAKFHNLSENEGRKIASYIRSLSGTHDNINRHGRPWNPPYQPGPSLKGKSIDYWAAGAGLDAVLDHDSDMLEYMFPNGVNESSVKDYFDADKFEDRTVLPLAIQFPDWKHWLPMVHPKDAFNKDNFYNQTYDEVKNAEFIKEGGEKITRNPDAAYEILRDHLLSLPKLGDGISINLSAMSDEAIDELKYYHETFRWNYRYFQAQGATDLDPNANVDHWRTKVGKGLNALSDDIGQELAATSLARLMAVKNFEFMQEFNLQDKAPDHILAEDNPNPRQWFHGDSKHVFEVPAHMTGCVDGDCLTFDGQPNATGEYESSVWYHLQSILAGGEGEQWWNGPVDYNYQPEFILLSSHSSGIYDVLRYYHSLASLYQIKTWSGDLNPNDGYGFRIRVQGPWYFFGKEPDAQRSQFKGFSPGYWPSLLDEVYPGLGKWVIEALLTEFLEAVKKHDLSTWKRWDGINNTDASQYLDPIAKSEVIDITLNDGDPIFSELDPSAPLYADHMYWSIQQAIKFGVDCSIVQEMIDWSTEAWPNIDWSFDLTPHLQLQLPNNAKFFNEINVVKAVVSSEGVSPEYIWEVNGNAVSYYGKELPKNFLHAGDSIVCHFTSNASCLTSFSVSDTIVIPNDITILSKINEGEWQPINNTLACIGDEITYKLELEIDPILWLDAYQISNSTLEDGAEVRTWENKATGLQNASILNESAIPVYSSHAFRGKPAVVFGKDKVSSGLKLIEASETDFLEEDWTIFVVHTIDNVDNWSNTIGNKNGLTEDGFFYRVSKTGQEALSGGFTTLNSGPNLFPMSKVSVLSKKGLQLQSYNNGQLEHDFEINADDRLSNQNALMLGQISVGKNQARYHDGLISEVIIFDRKLNDSQRELVEAYLSYKWELDGTLSLQNGYHRNSPLDVTITTPIQDVLPLNQFINEQKYVIIDNNSFGNLVVNYNSSDTDGTTYQIKKNGNELDNIISYSLNNNSDYYATAVDVFGGDQITLSANVNLKDNYFWRSPNGQEQPMNTSLSWQAIDNDSWDGQWELVIQNSCGAGETIIPFDLNVYTSESELFQYGKVTFNQLEPDTWTQVNFTNPLVQTPVVTLGPLSFNGSDPSTYRIRNCTENGFEIQIREWDYLNRIHNKEVLYFLAVVPALNSFGNLKIDKGELTVNDSWQTYNFEGSFINPPVVLTNVVSDNENKTKVIQIRNVTPIGFDYKLIGQESTIEAITAEQMHFIAIEKGESAIGDNYIDAGYIENTVNSTWSTFNFPTKVTEAGLFGNAQTTNDVEPYSLRYKELTNENVQFFLQEEKSLDSEILHASEDIGWVRFKESNTSTSAERVVQKNEEIVASLNEVEEDFKLYPVPVISELNIVSEKIITSYQIFDVVGTTIDSNQNFKKSSTLKIDMMNMKSGVYIIMVGFINGDQAVKKFFKQ; from the coding sequence ATGAAAAAATTACTACTATTGAACTACTTATTGCCATTTTTAAGTTTTCTACTGATTGGAGAAATTGCGAATGCCCAGGTACCCATCCAACATTTATCTTCTATTAGAAGTTATGAATCAGTCATTACAGATGAATCTGGAAAAGTGATAAAATGGACAGATCTATCTGGGAATAACAATCACGCAACGCCAAGGTCAGGAGATGTGATTTTTCCTTCTTCGTCAATTTCTTCAGGTAAACAGATAGGTTTAGACTTTGGTAATGCAAGAAATTACCTCCGTTTATTTAATGGTATAAAAACAGATGCTTGGTTAGATTTTTCGGGCGAGGCAATTGATAATACTGGTTTTTCGATTTTAGTAGCATTTAGTGTAGCTGAAATTGTTGACGGTAATAACGACCTTGTTGGTAATAATTCTAGTATTGAAAAGAACGGATTTGGCATACGCTATAAATCTAACGGAGAATTTGAAATTTATCTAGGTAAAGTATCTATGATAGTACCTGGAGCAAAAGTAAAAGAGGGAGAATCTATTGTTGTTGCTTGTAATTATAATAAGCTCACTGAAGAACTTGTTTTTTGGGATTCAAAAAACCTTTTAACACATACGCTTTCTATTCCGCCAAGTGATTTTACATTGGCAGAGTTTAATATAGGGTCTGCAAATAATTACGCGAGGTATTTTATAGGGAACGTTGGAGAGGTGAAAGTATATGATGAAGCCTTAACCTCTGAAACTTTTAAATATGAGTATTCTAAATTAAGAGATTATTGGTGTGGTATTCCTTTACCTATTGAAGTAGTAGGCGCACAAGGTACTATTGAAACAAGATCTTTTGATTTATCTCAAGAGCAAGTTGCTACAGCAAAACAACTTTGGTTACAGATCAATAATCTGAGTTATGAAAATAAAGTTTCTGTAAAAATCAATAATGGTTCATGGTATAACCTAAATCATGAATCGGTCATTATGCAATCTCAAGAAAAAGCAAGAGGAGGTATGCAACACGGTGGTTTTAATACAATTCGTTTATCAATACCAACTCAAAATCTATCAGTAGGAGAAAATACTTTTTATTTTAAATTTAATCATTCTGATGCTATCTCAAATGGTTTTAGAGTGATAGATTTTAACCTTCTTGATGAAAATAAAGCAAGGCTTTTAGAAGAAGATTTCTTTACCAAAGTAGCACCAATTGATTGGGTAGGACCTTATACAGATGAACAATCTATTGCAGAAGGAGAAACATTATGGAGAGAAGGAAATTTATGGTCAAATTATCTTGAAGAAGGACAAAAAGGATTTTGGTATGGATACGAATTACAGGCACACCAACCTTTGTCTGCAAAGTGTGCAGATTGTCATACACAAGATGGTAGAGACCTTGAGTTGTTTTCTTATTCTAATAAATCTATTATTGAAAGAGCAAAATTTCATAACCTTTCAGAAAATGAAGGAAGAAAAATAGCAAGCTATATAAGATCGTTATCAGGAACTCACGATAATATTAATAGACACGGAAGACCTTGGAACCCTCCTTATCAACCGGGGCCTTCTTTAAAAGGAAAAAGTATAGATTATTGGGCAGCAGGTGCAGGTTTAGATGCCGTTCTTGATCATGATAGCGATATGCTAGAATACATGTTCCCAAATGGAGTAAATGAAAGTAGTGTAAAGGACTATTTTGATGCAGATAAATTTGAAGATAGAACTGTTTTACCGTTAGCCATTCAATTTCCTGATTGGAAACATTGGTTGCCAATGGTACACCCTAAAGATGCCTTCAATAAAGACAACTTCTATAATCAAACATACGATGAGGTTAAGAATGCTGAATTTATAAAAGAAGGTGGTGAGAAAATAACACGTAATCCTGATGCAGCTTATGAAATCCTGAGAGATCATTTATTATCATTACCAAAATTAGGCGATGGTATTTCTATAAATCTATCGGCAATGTCAGATGAAGCGATAGACGAGTTGAAGTACTATCATGAAACTTTCCGATGGAATTATAGATATTTTCAGGCACAAGGGGCTACAGATTTAGATCCCAATGCTAATGTAGATCATTGGCGTACTAAGGTAGGAAAAGGGTTGAATGCGTTATCAGATGATATTGGACAAGAGTTAGCTGCTACAAGTTTAGCAAGATTAATGGCCGTGAAAAATTTTGAGTTTATGCAAGAGTTTAATCTTCAAGATAAAGCGCCTGATCATATCTTGGCAGAAGATAACCCAAACCCAAGACAATGGTTCCATGGCGACTCAAAACACGTATTTGAAGTACCTGCTCATATGACAGGGTGTGTTGATGGGGATTGTCTTACTTTTGATGGCCAACCAAATGCAACTGGTGAGTACGAATCTTCTGTTTGGTATCACCTTCAATCGATTTTAGCAGGTGGAGAAGGAGAACAATGGTGGAACGGTCCTGTTGATTATAATTACCAACCAGAGTTCATCTTATTAAGTTCTCATTCATCAGGGATTTACGATGTACTAAGATATTATCACAGTCTAGCTTCGTTGTATCAAATTAAAACATGGTCTGGAGATCTTAATCCAAATGATGGTTACGGTTTTAGAATTAGAGTTCAAGGTCCGTGGTACTTTTTTGGTAAAGAACCAGATGCCCAAAGGTCTCAATTTAAAGGATTTAGTCCTGGGTATTGGCCCTCGTTATTGGATGAAGTATATCCTGGTTTAGGAAAATGGGTGATAGAAGCATTATTAACTGAATTTTTAGAAGCGGTTAAGAAACATGATCTTTCAACATGGAAAAGATGGGACGGTATTAACAATACTGATGCGTCTCAATACCTAGATCCTATTGCTAAATCTGAGGTGATAGATATAACTTTAAATGATGGAGATCCTATATTTAGTGAATTAGATCCATCAGCACCGCTTTATGCAGACCATATGTATTGGTCTATTCAGCAAGCTATTAAGTTTGGAGTAGATTGTTCTATAGTACAAGAAATGATTGATTGGAGTACAGAAGCATGGCCTAATATTGATTGGTCTTTTGATCTAACTCCTCACCTGCAACTTCAATTACCAAATAATGCGAAATTTTTTAACGAAATAAATGTTGTAAAAGCAGTTGTGTCAAGTGAAGGAGTAAGCCCTGAATATATTTGGGAAGTGAACGGTAATGCAGTCTCTTATTATGGAAAAGAGTTACCAAAAAACTTTTTACATGCAGGAGATAGTATTGTTTGTCATTTTACAAGTAATGCATCTTGTTTAACCTCTTTCAGTGTTTCAGATACTATTGTAATCCCTAATGATATTACCATTTTATCAAAAATAAATGAGGGAGAATGGCAACCAATTAATAATACATTAGCATGTATTGGTGATGAAATTACATATAAATTAGAATTAGAAATAGACCCTATACTTTGGTTAGATGCCTATCAAATTTCAAATTCTACTTTAGAAGATGGAGCTGAAGTAAGAACTTGGGAAAATAAAGCAACGGGATTACAGAACGCGTCTATTCTAAACGAAAGTGCAATCCCTGTTTATTCAAGCCATGCATTTAGAGGTAAGCCAGCAGTTGTTTTTGGAAAAGACAAGGTAAGTAGTGGCTTAAAACTTATTGAAGCTTCGGAAACGGATTTCTTAGAAGAAGATTGGACAATATTTGTTGTTCATACTATTGATAATGTGGATAATTGGTCGAATACTATTGGTAATAAGAATGGACTCACAGAAGATGGCTTTTTCTATAGAGTATCAAAAACAGGTCAAGAAGCATTATCAGGTGGATTTACAACATTAAACTCGGGACCTAATTTATTTCCAATGAGTAAAGTTTCAGTTTTATCAAAAAAAGGTTTACAACTACAATCTTACAATAATGGTCAACTAGAGCATGATTTTGAAATAAATGCTGATGATCGTCTTTCTAATCAAAATGCTTTAATGTTAGGGCAAATTAGTGTAGGTAAAAATCAAGCAAGATATCATGATGGTTTAATTTCCGAAGTAATTATTTTTGATAGAAAATTAAATGATTCTCAGAGAGAATTAGTAGAGGCTTATTTATCCTATAAATGGGAACTTGATGGAACTTTAAGTCTTCAAAATGGATACCATAGAAACTCGCCATTAGATGTTACTATAACAACACCAATACAAGATGTTTTGCCTCTAAATCAATTTATAAACGAGCAAAAATACGTGATTATTGATAATAATAGTTTTGGCAATCTTGTAGTAAATTATAACTCATCTGATACGGATGGTACTACTTATCAAATTAAAAAGAATGGAAATGAACTAGATAATATCATTTCTTATTCATTAAATAACAATTCAGATTATTATGCTACTGCTGTAGATGTATTTGGGGGAGACCAAATTACATTGAGTGCAAATGTAAATTTAAAGGATAATTATTTCTGGAGATCACCAAACGGACAAGAGCAACCAATGAATACTTCACTATCATGGCAAGCAATTGATAACGATAGTTGGGATGGTCAATGGGAATTAGTTATCCAGAATAGTTGTGGAGCAGGAGAAACAATTATACCATTCGATTTAAATGTTTATACTTCTGAAAGTGAACTATTTCAATACGGAAAAGTTACTTTCAATCAATTAGAGCCAGATACTTGGACACAAGTAAACTTTACAAATCCATTAGTACAAACACCAGTTGTAACATTAGGACCTTTATCTTTTAATGGAAGTGATCCGTCGACTTACCGTATTAGAAATTGTACCGAAAATGGTTTTGAAATTCAAATTAGAGAATGGGATTACCTGAACAGAATTCATAATAAAGAAGTATTGTATTTTTTAGCTGTTGTACCTGCACTTAACTCTTTTGGCAACCTAAAAATAGATAAAGGAGAACTGACAGTAAACGATAGTTGGCAGACCTATAATTTTGAAGGATCTTTTATAAATCCCCCTGTTGTGCTTACTAATGTAGTTTCTGATAATGAGAATAAAACGAAAGTAATTCAAATTAGAAATGTAACGCCTATTGGTTTTGACTATAAATTAATTGGACAAGAAAGTACAATAGAAGCAATTACAGCAGAGCAGATGCACTTTATAGCAATAGAGAAAGGAGAAAGTGCAATAGGTGATAACTATATTGATGCAGGATATATTGAAAACACAGTAAATTCTACATGGTCTACATTTAATTTTCCAACAAAAGTTACTGAAGCTGGTTTGTTTGGAAATGCACAAACAACAAATGATGTAGAACCTTATTCTCTTAGATACAAAGAATTAACTAATGAGAATGTACAGTTTTTCTTACAGGAGGAAAAATCTCTTGATAGTGAAATTCTACATGCTAGTGAAGATATTGGATGGGTAAGGTTTAAAGAAAGTAATACTTCAACTTCAGCTGAAAGGGTAGTGC